TTTCCCGAAAGCACTGATTCAGGGAAATATCGACTACTGCGACAAGATTCTTCAATGGATGCTGCCTCCCCGTCTGATACAACTGGCGGGAGTTTTCGGTTTCACTTTACTCTTTACCGCAATCGGCTTACTAATGAGTCTGCAAAGCGGAGGATATGAATGGTATACAGCCATCAAATGGTGGATACTGTCAGCCGCTCAAGTTGCCGCCATGATCATACCTGTGCCGGGAAAGTTGCTAAACCGGAAATTAGGAAAAGCAATCCTGCAGATTCCGACACTGGCACTGGCAATGATAGCCAATATGTTCCGACTGAAAGGAACGAACAAAAAGTTTATTCATACCGAGCACGGAGAAGAATAAAGCCTCACCGTGAAAGAAAAGAAAAGGCACAGATGACACGAATTAACACGGATTTGGCTGCGCAGCCTCTCAAATCCGTGTTGGCGTCCGTATCATCCGTGCCTAAAATTTCCCTATGAAAACCGTGCCTGAATCATATTCATTAGCAAGTTTCGTCAAGCCCACTCCTCCTCCGCATCAAAGCACGGACAAGCCTTCACCCATTCCTCCGGCTCGATCTCCCCGTTCCCGTTCAGATCAGGGCTCAGGTCACGATGTCCGCACACCCGGCAACCGGGATAATCACGTAACAACGTAAGCACAAGCACATGCATCGAGTGTATCTGCCATTCGGTACGGGTATCGGCAGGCCGCCCGTGACAGTCAAGTCCGCCCTCATAGCAAATACCGATACTTGTCTGATTAAAGCCTTTCGCATGAGCTCCTATCCGTTCAATGGGGCGGGTAGTCTTGATGTCGCCATTTTTCCGGATATAAAAGTGATAGCCGATCCCGTTAAATCCCCGCCGGCGGTGGCACACTTCAAGGTCTGTTTCCGTGAAATCCCTGTCCGCCCTAGAGGCGGAACAGTGGATCACAATCAGGTCAATCTTCCTCATCGACCTGCCCTTTCGTTCGTTTTCCTTTTCTCTTCCTGCGGAAGAAAAACAGGATCTCCAATGCAATCTCCAAAATCTTGTCAATCATAACTTTTCATTTTTACAGGTTATTCATTTACAGGTATCACACATTAATGATGCTGATGTACTTACCGGATTAAACGGTAGGATCGGGAGCTTCCTCCTCCCCTCCATCGCCACCGGAACCGGAACCGCCACCGGAACCGCCGCCACTACCGGAGCCTCCGCCATCACCGCTTCCTCCCGAAGCCGGCGCATTCTTGGAGATGAGTTCGAAGACCATGTTATTGTCCCCGCCACGTGTGGTAGCCGTGCTGTCGTTGGCAAGCCGCAGAGAATTATCGACCTTGAAACGAAGGTTGACACGAGTAATATTCCTCACCGTACAGTCCTTTTCCTGTTCCACACCGGGACAAGTAAGCGTGGTATAGAAAATCCCCAAGCCGTCAACCTTCACCTTATTCCCTGCTACGAGCACCTTCTTCATCGAGCGGACAAAGGATTGCATCACATGCTCCACATCTTCCACCGAAAGCGAACCGATCGACTCGATCTCACGCGCCAGCGACTCGATAGAATAAAGTTTCGATTCCCCCGGCTTGGGTTTGAGCACATACACCATCGGCGATTTGTCATCACCAATCTTTTTTTTGCGCTGATAGCGCACCACAGACACTGTTGCCATACTGAATTTGTATTAAAGAAAAGAAGGACATTCTCCCTTTCTGTTGGTGAAACAAAGATACGGCAGTGCACCGGCAATTTCCCGGATTACGACGGACTGTGCCGGACTATGACGGGATAAAACGGATTAAGACGGATTAAGACAGCATAAAGCAGAATAAAGTGAATTAGAAACAGATTGAAAGCATACTAAAAAGCGAATACAAAGTAACCATAAAGCAGATAAAAGCTGAAAAAACTCCCAACCAACCCCGAATACCCCCCCAAAAAAAGACAAGCAGACAACGTGAATAACAACTAAATAATACAAGCATAAAAGCAACACTTTCATGAGCAACAAATTTGCTAAATCCAGTAAAAAACAGTAACTTTAGACCCATTACAACACCCTACAATTAAATCAAAAATGAAAGCAAATACAGATACCCTGCAAAAACAGGAAGAAGAAAAATCCTTCCAATACCGCAGCTACGGAAAAGGAGAACTCGCCATGCTATATATCCCCAACGTCCAGCAACAAAGCGCAGTAGACCGCTTCAACGAATGGATCGAAGCCGCACCCGGACTAAAAGAACGCCTGCTATCCACCGGCATGAATCCCCGAAGCAGACACTACACACCCGCACAAGTACGGCTGATCGTAGAAGTGCTGCAGGAGCCTTGAAGATAAGTATTAAGTATTGGTGCCAATCAGCAGTTAAAACAAAATAAGAATAGTTCCGGACAAGATACCAAATTAACGTATAAAGCTGTCCGAAAAGTAGATAAATACTATCAATCTATCATTCAGCACACGGAGAAGAATCTCTTCTTTGACTAATATAAAGAGCTGATTCTTCGGCAGACTTAGGGTGACAGAGCAAAACGATAGCAGACGTTCTCTTTTCGGACAGCCCCATTCAATATCATTTTCCGGCTCACTCGGATGAGCGCGTTGCTTTTCAGCCGTGTCTCTTAATGAAATTTCTGATCTTCTTCGATAAGTTCCTGGCTAAATTTCTCCGGTGCCAAAGGGGTAAAGAGTTCTATAAGATTTTCTTCGGGATCGCGCAGGTACAGGGTACGCATCCCCCAATCGGGCATATCCGTAGGCTCACTGATAAATGTCACGCCTTTTGCTTTCAGTGCGACAAAGGTTTCGTCCACGTTATCCACACTGAATGAGATCATTAATTTTTCACGCATCCCAACAGGCTGCTGCTTATCTGCATTACCTGCCGAAGGCGCCATCCAGTCGGATACAAAAAGGGCGAGACCTTCTATTCCGTCGGCTACTTTAAAACTGGCGTATCCGCTATTCTCATCTCCCCAGGCTGGCTCTAATCCGAGTTGTTCGGTATAGAATTTGAAGCATCCGGCGAAGTCCTTTACTAATAATCTTACGTTACTAAATCTCATTGTTTACAGATTAATGGTTTATTATTTGTTTCTTAGAATCGAAATGCAAATATAATCATTCTATCGGATGACGTTTCATGAATCCGTATTTACCTCAAAACTGTGCGAAAATAAAGTAAACCGGTATCAAAATGAATCACCATTCAACCAGTGATCCGCACCGTTACTCATCCCCCGTGACCTGTTACCCACCACCCTCACCAACTACGATTATTACCTATTACTTATTACCTAATACTTAATACTTAATACCTAATACTTATTACCTATTACCTATTCAAACAGCTCCTTCTCCGGCAACCAGCACGAGCTATCATTGACAGTGTTTCTGACCCGTTGTTCCGGTGGGACGGACGGGTCTTGGGACTCTTCGCAGGGGAGGTAACGTCCGCTGACGGGATCGTAGACAAAAGTAGCCACACCACCCGTTCCGAGATGTTTGAACTTCACTTTTTCGACATAGACACGTGTCACTCCGACCTCCTTGTCACGCTCCACTACCAAGCCGTAATCCGCCTTGTTGAAGAAATCGGCAGACCCGTTTACGTCGTACATATCCGGACGCGGAGTATGGTTTGTCACCGGATTGCGGTTCATCTTTCGGGGGTGCGCCACAAGAATCACCAGACAGTTATATTGCGTGGCAAACTCCGTAAACAGATTCAGAAAATTGGAAAGATACTGCGTTTCCGATTGCCCCGGTGCTGGGGTATGCTCAAAACGGTTGACCGGGTCGAAGACGAAGATGCGGCATCCCCGACGCAGGACAAGTTCACGGGCTTTGGCAAGCACCCGTTCCGGAGTGGCGCTGCCTTTGAGGGCGATGTGACAGACGTTTTCGGCAAGAAACTCTTCCGAACGGAGCAGAAGTCCTTCCGTCATGCCGCAACCGTTTTGAAAACGGCGTCCGGTCAGTTTCTCGATCAACTTGCGGAGATGGTAGACGATAGGATTATTCTCCGGACTGAAAAACGCTATCTTCCACTGATGGCGCATACAGAGGCGCAACACCAGTTCGTCCAGCCATTCCGATTTTCCGGCCCCCGGTATGCCCGTAACGATGACCAGCCGCCTACGTTCGTACGTACAAATCTTATCCATCTCCTCCCAGCCCGTCTCCGCTCCGGGACCGAAGCCGTTGTCGAACAATGCCCGCAGGTCTTCGTGCAGATCGGCGGCGGTGAAGATGCCTTCAAGAGGGATTTCTTCCGCCTGCTCGATGGCGATGCGAAGGCTGTCGATCCCATATTTGACAAGATGTTCATTGGCATCCTTACACCCCGGTCCGTAGACGGCCACACGGCAGCGTTCGGCACCCAGACGGTTGACCAGTTCGTCACGCAGTTTAAGCCCGGCAGAGTCGGTGTCAACGGCTATGATGATGTCTTTCAGATTCTCGAAGTGCGACTCCATGAAGCGGTCGAGCCACGAAAGGTTCGCGTTAGCTCCGGCAGGTACGGAGATCACGCTTTTGAATCCGGTGGCAAGGGAGGACGCGGCATCCAGTTCGCCTTCGTGGATGATGCAGGTGTCCTGTCCCAGCACGGAATCGATATTGTAGGGAATCAGTTCGGCTCCCTGCACCATTTTGAAATTTTTGGCACCGCTGCGGAACTTGGTGTTGACGAGTTTCCCGTCCTCAAAATAGTTGAAACAGACGCACCGCTCTTTCGTGCCGGATTGCGACATGAACTCTTCCTGCTCCGTGATGCGCAGACCGGCGATGACGGACTGCGGAATGCAACGCGTCTCTACCAGCCAACGCTCCGTAGCTTCGGAAAGCGTCGTCTTCGAAGCGTCGAACACCGGACGGTGGAAATGCTGGGGAACGGCAGATGCCGCACGACGTTTACGGGCAGCCTGTCGCTCGGCTTTCGCACGCTCTTCGGCATCGTCGGGGACGTAGAAGTCGGCTCCGCAATGGTAGCAATGGCAATGTCCTGTGTCGATATTGACCCGCAGCGAACGGTCACGCTTGTTGTGCCTCGTCGGGAGGCATTGCTCGCAAATGGTTTTAACGACACCGCTGGTATGCCTGCGGACATCGACATGATAATTAGCAAAATTTCTCATATTTCTTGTTTCTATTCCTCCCTTCCGAAAAGGAGATTTTAAGTTTGTATTAATAATTTTTCTATCAGTTCCCAATGCAGACAGAAAGCTAAGCATCAATGGGCACCGGGCTAAACACCAATAAGCAGCGAGCTGAACATGAATGAGCAGCGAGGCGAGCATGAACGAGCACCGAGCTGAGCATGAATGAGCACCGAGCCGAGAATGAACGAACATTGAGCTGAAAGGCAACGCTCACGTAGCCGGATGTCAGAGAAATCCGGAGCTAATTTCCCCACTTCCAATGCACTTCATCCCACACGGCAGACCTGTCCGGTCTTGGAGGCGCATCCTTCGGAATCGGATGCCCAAGATACGTCCGTTGCCCGCCAATGAGTTGTTCAAAGCGATACAGTTCTTCCTCAGCCGATTGCCGGCAACTGCCGAGCAGCCTTTTCTTCAGCTCCTGAGCCGGACGTCCGCCCGGAGAGAGGTAATTGCCGAAATACAATTTCACATCCCTCAAAAACAGCAAGCCATCTTCCCTGCCAAAGCGTCGGATATGCTCTTTAAAAGCAGCGATCACCTCCTCCTGCCGCTCCACGAAAAGTTTGCCCATACAGGAGTGCATAGCCATCGACTCCATGTAACTTTCCGATTCGGCCATCTGATCCACCAGCATCTCCCACGGAAGAACCGGCTGTAGGGGCAACTGTCCCCTATCCTCCGGTGGAGAAACGATCTGAAGTCTGTCAGAAGCGGCGGCAGAATTTTCTTTCTCTGTCTTTTCTTCGTTACTACTGTTGTTGTCTTTGACAACAGTAGTAACTCTTCTCTCCTCTTCTCTACTCTTCTGGTTTTGATTCGGTTTTTCGCCTTTATCCATCGGTGTTTCCGGCGTGCTCTCCATGCGTTTCGGACGACCTCCTTTTTTGCCGTTCGCCACATTAATCATCCGTCTTTCTTCGAGCCTCGCCATCACCCTGTCCAGATAAGGCGACCGGAACATTTGCCGTTCTTCGTCGAGCACAAAAAGGTCGAACTCACGGAGAACCCTTTGCAACACACCGGCATCCAAATCATACATTCGTGCGAAAGCCCCCATACAAAGCGGACAACAGGACGCTTCATAATTGTCCGCTTTGCGCAGATGCGTAAGAAGCATCATATAGATTCCGAGCGATTGCGCAGCGTCAAGTTCCATCATCATCCTGACAATATTGTCATTACTCAAAAAATTTACCTCTAAATTGAAATACTGATCTTTCTTCATATCTTACAATTAAATGACTGTGATTCAGAACATCCCGAATTCGCTCTGCAAAGGTCTAAATACTTTTTCGAAAAACTACTTGCAGAACTGCAAACGATGTTTGACATTTTTCTATGAACTTTGCGGCATTATTTGTAAAAAGATAGAAATTATGAAAGGATACGAAAGAGCAACTAAAGAAGAAATTAACGACCGGCTGCGTATTGAAGAAAACTGTCATGCACAAGTTGAACGAATCATCTACATACGTCACCTATGTAATCTGAACCTTGAAGAGGCGGCAGATGTAACCAATCTCAGCATATCTACCCTGAGCCGGTACGAAAACGAAGTGACCAAATGCAGCGTACAGAGCCTCATAACGATATACTACCACTATCAGAAATACCTCTACGAGCAGCATATCCCCTTCGACAAGAACCTGTTTCTCATAGATATGAACTCGTTTCACAACTAAAGAGTGACAGAGAGATAAAACGGACGCACAAGGAATAAAGGCACAACACCGAAAAAAAGCAAAAAAGATGAAAAGTATCATATCTTTTATTACCTTTGTATGTGGCAAAAGCCCACCAAAAACAAAGAATCAAGCATGAACGACAATGAAATAGGCAATCCACCGATAAAAGCATTAATCGTTTTCAGAGAGAATGGAGATACGGACAATCTTTTTGTCCCCATTTTATGCGATGCTATCAGGACGACGGGGATTGACGTACGATGTTCCACGAATGAGTTCTGGAACTCGGATACACCTTACGACATCATCCACTTCCAATGGCCCGAAGAGGTGATGGAAGGGAATTGTGACGATCCGGACAGGATTTGCCGCCTGAAGGAGTGTATCGCTTTTTTCCGGTCCCGTGGGGCCCGGTTCGTGTATACGCGCCACAATGTCCGTCCGCATGATGCGAACGAGGTGATCGGCCGTGCTTATGACATTATCGAAGAACAAAGCGATGTGGTGGTGCACATGGGACGTTACAGTCTCGACGAATTTGCAGCCAAACACGCGGACAGCCGGAATGTCATCATTCCTCATCCTATTTATCAGTACACATACAAGGAGGACATCAGCGTGGAACGTGCGCGCCAGTATCTTAATCTGCCGCAGGAGGCGTTTATCGTCACGTCGTTCGGAAAGTTCCGGAATCGTGAAGAGAGGCGGATGGTGACCGGAGCGTTCCGAAAATGGGATGAAGCAAAGAAGTTCCTGCTTGCTCCACGGCTGTACCCGTTTTCGAGATTCAACAGGTATGGCAGCAACTTCTTCAAGCGCTGGACATCCCGGGCAGGATATTACCTGCTTATACC
This sequence is a window from Bacteroides thetaiotaomicron VPI-5482. Protein-coding genes within it:
- a CDS encoding DUF4373 domain-containing protein, which encodes MKKDQYFNLEVNFLSNDNIVRMMMELDAAQSLGIYMMLLTHLRKADNYEASCCPLCMGAFARMYDLDAGVLQRVLREFDLFVLDEERQMFRSPYLDRVMARLEERRMINVANGKKGGRPKRMESTPETPMDKGEKPNQNQKSREEERRVTTVVKDNNSSNEEKTEKENSAAASDRLQIVSPPEDRGQLPLQPVLPWEMLVDQMAESESYMESMAMHSCMGKLFVERQEEVIAAFKEHIRRFGREDGLLFLRDVKLYFGNYLSPGGRPAQELKKRLLGSCRQSAEEELYRFEQLIGGQRTYLGHPIPKDAPPRPDRSAVWDEVHWKWGN
- a CDS encoding DUF4248 domain-containing protein, translated to MKANTDTLQKQEEEKSFQYRSYGKGELAMLYIPNVQQQSAVDRFNEWIEAAPGLKERLLSTGMNPRSRHYTPAQVRLIVEVLQEP
- a CDS encoding bifunctional DNA primase/helicase: MRNFANYHVDVRRHTSGVVKTICEQCLPTRHNKRDRSLRVNIDTGHCHCYHCGADFYVPDDAEERAKAERQAARKRRAASAVPQHFHRPVFDASKTTLSEATERWLVETRCIPQSVIAGLRITEQEEFMSQSGTKERCVCFNYFEDGKLVNTKFRSGAKNFKMVQGAELIPYNIDSVLGQDTCIIHEGELDAASSLATGFKSVISVPAGANANLSWLDRFMESHFENLKDIIIAVDTDSAGLKLRDELVNRLGAERCRVAVYGPGCKDANEHLVKYGIDSLRIAIEQAEEIPLEGIFTAADLHEDLRALFDNGFGPGAETGWEEMDKICTYERRRLVIVTGIPGAGKSEWLDELVLRLCMRHQWKIAFFSPENNPIVYHLRKLIEKLTGRRFQNGCGMTEGLLLRSEEFLAENVCHIALKGSATPERVLAKARELVLRRGCRIFVFDPVNRFEHTPAPGQSETQYLSNFLNLFTEFATQYNCLVILVAHPRKMNRNPVTNHTPRPDMYDVNGSADFFNKADYGLVVERDKEVGVTRVYVEKVKFKHLGTGGVATFVYDPVSGRYLPCEESQDPSVPPEQRVRNTVNDSSCWLPEKELFE
- a CDS encoding HU family DNA-binding protein, with amino-acid sequence MATVSVVRYQRKKKIGDDKSPMVYVLKPKPGESKLYSIESLAREIESIGSLSVEDVEHVMQSFVRSMKKVLVAGNKVKVDGLGIFYTTLTCPGVEQEKDCTVRNITRVNLRFKVDNSLRLANDSTATTRGGDNNMVFELISKNAPASGGSGDGGGSGSGGGSGGGSGSGGDGGEEEAPDPTV
- a CDS encoding helix-turn-helix domain-containing protein, translating into MKGYERATKEEINDRLRIEENCHAQVERIIYIRHLCNLNLEEAADVTNLSISTLSRYENEVTKCSVQSLITIYYHYQKYLYEQHIPFDKNLFLIDMNSFHN
- a CDS encoding N-acetylmuramoyl-L-alanine amidase, translating into MRKIDLIVIHCSASRADRDFTETDLEVCHRRRGFNGIGYHFYIRKNGDIKTTRPIERIGAHAKGFNQTSIGICYEGGLDCHGRPADTRTEWQIHSMHVLVLTLLRDYPGCRVCGHRDLSPDLNGNGEIEPEEWVKACPCFDAEEEWA
- a CDS encoding VOC family protein, which gives rise to MRFSNVRLLVKDFAGCFKFYTEQLGLEPAWGDENSGYASFKVADGIEGLALFVSDWMAPSAGNADKQQPVGMREKLMISFSVDNVDETFVALKAKGVTFISEPTDMPDWGMRTLYLRDPEENLIELFTPLAPEKFSQELIEEDQKFH